The sequence gatgaacGAAAAAAtctgagcaagttccttcacctttttatagccccttcattttgatgacatttttttaattacgagttattggagtttctgtaaatgttcatttatacttatataaacgatcgttgaaatttctctacatgatcgtgtatacttaaactttttcgtcatcttttactatttattaccttatcgtttatatatatcaGAATCGTATATGATTATCGTGtatgattatcgtttatattttcaaatgtgATCAGAAGCACATGTGAGATAATCGTTAAAGATAACTTACGCGATCGTTAAAGATAATCAttaaagtattttgttatcgtttagagtttattttttatcgtttatgtatttggttacttacaagatcgtgtatcaattgtatattattctacacgatgCTGTCTAATAATCGTTTATGAACATTAGTCGGGCGCGTGTAGACGATTAATCGTGCATTTATttgggtatttttggtatttcgcattgtgggcctatgagtttttttcgtttatgaaattgttctatagagtgtaaataacttaccgctttgttatattattgaaaGGATCCCATGTAAATATTTTCacattttattctatttttgaaaagaatcCAAAGAACTCGCACAATTGATACACTTTAAATTTGTTGGAAATGCAAATTTAacgaaatttaaaattttggtcaTATGGACAAATTTTTTAACCATCTTGCAAATTCCCTATTTAATAAGGCAAACGTGTTAGGTCGGTATAATAATTTATTTCTCTTcagaatttaattaaattttgtaaatagacataaaagaaaaatagtttttttttgtttttttttttgagtttcTGTCTCTCCTTTGACCATACTTAGAGAGAGAGGACTTGGAGTTGGGTGGGTCCTACTCCTTGTGTTTGACCACTCTCCTTCACTTCCCTTTCTCTTTCGGTCCCTGTTCTTTAAAATTAAACGACGGTATTTCTCATCCTGCATTTAAAATCATTCACAACACagttttcatatatatatatatatatatatatatattattttttttaattgttaattctttttattatttaccaTTAAAATCGAGTGAAGAACGAAAATccaagtttttgtttttttgttttttgttttttgtttttttaattttggtggGTGGTATATAGCATTCTGATTTTCCCCTGGATTTTTCCCACCGAGAACAACAAACTAATGGGGATCGGTTCTGAGGAGGCGATCCGGCAGCTCCGAGCTTTGATGGATCAAGGTTAGcttctaatttttctttcttctctaaCTCTTCAACTTTTGCTTTTTTTGAGCTCCTCTTTGCTCTTCCTCTCTCTTTCACCCCCTTTTTCTCTATGCTATTTTCTTTAATGACAGTTGAGGAGCGATTGAAATGCACTTTTCAGGTTTGCATTCTCTTTATCCTCTGTTTTTGGGTCCGATCTGTATGTTTTCTACCATTTTCAACTTTCAACTGCTTCATTGGTGCTTTTGTCCTTATtctttttgagtttttttttttttttttttttcttgttcttgaAGTGGGTTTCTGGGTTTTGCCCATAATTCCATGTATTTGAAGATGGGGAAGGTTAAATGTTCTTTTCTGGACTCTGTTTGTTGACCCCAAGTTACAATCGTCACTGATTGGGATTTTTTGTTTTGAGGGATTAGTGAGTTAAAAGTTGGGACGTATTTGGATGGTTCTTGTAAAATGGAATACAATAAGCTAATTTATCGATATGTAAGAAGTTTGAAGCTATATGGTGAGGAGGAGACCTGTCGGCTGTTTCTATTCAGCAATCTGCTGACCTTGTGGACATTTGATTCGGGATTGTTTTGGCTACTAATGGAATTCATTGATCTCTTTCCAATTGATTGTGAGTAGTTTAAAGCTACGTTTTGGAGTGCAACAATATTTGAGGGTGAGAATTTGAATCTCTGATCTCTTGGTCGAATGTCTATTCCTAAACTAGCTGAGCTTTGCTTAGTTGATGAGTGGCTTCATGCAGTGAGAAATGAATTTGCTTCGTGGAACTATATAAGTTATTCATGTGAAAGAAAGGGAAATGAGGGTTAGATGTATTATTGGATCGAACTCAGCCTGCTAACGATTCTGATGAACTTATCCAGTTTCCGATGGATTTAATATGTGATTAGCTTTTTCTTCCCCTCTCATATTTCTCTCTCTCAGGATGAATAGTGTGTGCGTATTTAGCTATTTTCATTCACTACCAGCAGCTCTTGATGATCTCTCTGTATGGTTGCAGAATGTTCATCAAGGCTATCTAACCGAAACTTTGGAGCGATTTCTGAAGGCGCGGGAATGGAATGTTAGCAAAGCCCACAAAATGGTTAGACACGATTTACTAATATTCTTAAACTACCGATCCATATGTTGTGCTCATCTTGATGTAATCCTGTCTGTTGTTTCAGTTGGTCGATTGTTTAAACTGGCGAGTGGACAATGAAATCGACATGATGCTAACAGTAAGTACTTAATCTGCTTTGCCCCTGAGCTTTCTGCGTGCTCAATTGGCCCCTGAGTTCTTTCTGTACTATCTATTGCTCTTCCTATACAGAAACCTATACTTCCTGTCGATGTTTACAGAGCGGTTCGTGATTCTCAGCTCATAGGACTTTCGGGTTATTCCAGAGAGGTATGTGTTCTGCATATCCTTCAAGTGGTTGAAATTAGGCTTTGATTCTCGAAACACACTTTTTGTTGCATTCCTTCAAGATTTTGCCAAGAGTAAGAGCTGCATTATCAATTTATTTAAAAGTAGTGAAAACAACCAAAAACACGACTATGATGGAAACTTAATACAATCTAGCACTTTTCGTTCTtgctatttccatctttttttcctttccttatCAGTACctgttttctttcttctagGGCCTTCCAGTCTTTGCCATTGGTGTGGGGCTCAGCACATTTGATAAAGCATCTGTGAGTACTATTGTAGAAAATACGTAGTTTTGGGCTGATAAATGATCATCACAGAATTGTCATATTTAGGTTTTTATTCCTCTTTTGTTTCTGTTACAGGTTAATTACTATGTGCAGTCCCACATTCAAATCAATGAATATCGGGATCGCATAATCTTGGTGAGCTATAGAGATATGGACCTATGTTTCTTATCTATATTTCCTTAGGCAATGTGTTGACCTTTAAATTCTTTGTAGCCTTCTGCATCGAAAAAGTATGGGCGACCTATTACGACTTGCGTGAAGGTATTAGACATGACTGGTTTAAAACTATCAGCGCTGAGCCAAATCAAGGTAAAAACATTTTAGCGTCTAACATTTGAGTTTAATTTCTCCTGTGAAACAATGATCTAGAGCTTAACATAACTTTTTCTTACTACCtgatccaatttttttttttaatttttttttttttttgtggaacTTGTGATTTCTTCCATATCCAGCTCTAATTGTACTTATGTTTTGCAGTTACTGACAATCATATCAACCATTGACGACTTGAACTATCCAGAGAAGACAAATACATATTTCATAGTAAATGTCCCTTACATATTTTCATCTTGTTGGAAGGTAAGTGTAGAtgtgtgtatatgtatatttatagTCCTAAACATTATACTTGAAAGTTTTTAACAGAACTTCTCTGAATGCTTAACTTAAAGATATTTCTATATCCTGTTAAAAACGGAAGGTATCTCATGTTTGCCTCTAACTTGTTATACCTTGCAGGTAGTTAAGCCTCTGTTGCAGGAAAGGACTAGGAAAAAAATACAAGTTTTATCAGGTAGTGGAAGAGATGAACTGCTCAAGGTAAGcttattttgattatttgttCAGAAATcttataaaaaaacaaattatttgtTCCGAGATTATTAGGCTTGTATAAATCGAATCCAAACTTGATCAGTGATGAAAAGTATAACATCCTCTTCAAAACCAATGTAGAAAATAACCTAAAATTCAACCAACAAAATACCTAAAATTTAATTGCCAAATGGAGCTAACCACGGAATCGAACAACTAACAAAGTACTCTAAGGCAACTCCAAAACTCAAAATGTAAATGCAACTGTAAATGGTGTCCTTGCCACGAAAACCACAAATCTCCTAAATAGCAGTAACTATAACCAAGAGA comes from Cucumis melo cultivar AY chromosome 12, USDA_Cmelo_AY_1.0, whole genome shotgun sequence and encodes:
- the LOC103502218 gene encoding phosphatidylinositol/phosphatidylcholine transfer protein SFH1-like isoform X1, which produces MGIGSEEAIRQLRALMDQVEERLKCTFQNVHQGYLTETLERFLKAREWNVSKAHKMLVDCLNWRVDNEIDMMLTKPILPVDVYRAVRDSQLIGLSGYSREGLPVFAIGVGLSTFDKASVNYYVQSHIQINEYRDRIILPSASKKYGRPITTCVKVLDMTGLKLSALSQIKLLTIISTIDDLNYPEKTNTYFIVNVPYIFSSCWKVVKPLLQERTRKKIQVLSGSGRDELLKIMDYSSLPHFCKREGSGSSRHSSDGAENCYSLDHPFHQQLYNHIKEQAVQESSRPIKQGSVHVSLPEPGAEGTEIARTIELELHKYGNANANRKSNGLSNSLGSLKI
- the LOC103502218 gene encoding uncharacterized protein LOC103502218 isoform X2 encodes the protein MLVDCLNWRVDNEIDMMLTKPILPVDVYRAVRDSQLIGLSGYSREGLPVFAIGVGLSTFDKASVNYYVQSHIQINEYRDRIILPSASKKYGRPITTCVKVLDMTGLKLSALSQIKLLTIISTIDDLNYPEKTNTYFIVNVPYIFSSCWKVVKPLLQERTRKKIQVLSGSGRDELLKIMDYSSLPHFCKREGSGSSRHSSDGAENCYSLDHPFHQQLYNHIKEQAVQESSRPIKQGSVHVSLPEPGAEGTEIARTIELELHKYGNANANRKSNGLSNSLGSLKI